The sequence below is a genomic window from Acidobacteriota bacterium.
GCGTGGAGATCGCGACCGGCGCGCCGCTGCCGCCCGGCGCGACGGCCGTCGTCATGGTCGAACAGACGACGCGCGCGGGCGAACAGGTGCTGGTGCACCAGCCCGTGGCGCCCGGCCAGCACGTCGGCCGGCGAGGCGCGGACATGCGCGCCGGGGCGCGCATCATCTCGGCCGGCGACCTGCTCACGCCGGGCCGCGTCGGCGTCGTCGCCGGCGCCGGGCTCACGTCGCTCGCGGTGTACGCGCAGCCGTCGGTCGCCGTGATCTCGACCGGCAACGAGGTCGTGCTCCCCGGCCAGCCGCTCGGTCCGGGCCAGGTCCACAACATCAATCGATTCACGCTCTCCGCGGTGATTCGCCGGCACGGCGGCGTGCCGGTGCCGCTACCGGTGGCCGCCGACTCGATCGAGGCGCTCGATCGCGCGATCGACGGCATCACCGCGCACGACGTGGCCGTGTTCTCCGGCGGCAGCTCGGTGGGACGCCGCGATCTGATGCTCGACGCGCTGCGCGCGCGCGGCGAGATCCTCTATCACGGCATCGCGGTGAAGCCGGGCAAGCCCACGCTGCTCGCGCGCATCGGCCGCACCCTCGTGATGGGCATGCCCGGCTATCCCACGTCGTGCCTGTCGAACGCGTATCTGCTGCTCGTCCCGCTCCTGCGCACGATCGCGCGCCTGCCGGAATGGATTCCGGAGACGCGGCGCGTGCGGCTCGCCGGACGCGCCGTGTCCACGCGCGACCGGCACCAGTTCTACCCAGTACGAATCGTGGGCGATCGCGCCGAGCCCGTGTTCAAGGGCTCGGGCGAGATCACCAGCCTGGCGAACGCGGACGGCTACGTCGAGATCCCCGAAGGCGTCGATGCCGTCGACGCGGGGACCGACGTGACCGTGACCCTGCTGGGCTGAGGCCGGCAGAGACGACGAGCCCGCACGCTTGCCGCTACTTCAGCCTCGCGTTGACCGCATCCCAGTTGATGACGTTCCACCAGGCGGCGAGGTAGTCGGCGCGGCGGTTTTGGTACTTCAGGTAGTAGGCGTGCTCCCACACGTCGACACCCAGGATCGGCGTCTTGCCTTCCATCAGCGGGTTGTCCTGGTTCGCCGTGCTCTCGATGGCCAGCGTGCCGTTGTGATCCACCAGCCAGGCCCAGCCGCTGCCGAACCGGCCGAGGCCGGCCTTGTTCAACTGCTCCTTGAACTTGTCGACGCCGCCGAAGGTGTGCTCGATGACGTCCGCGATCCGTCCGGTGGGCGCGCCGCCCTTGCCGGGCCCCATGATCTGCCAGAACATCGTGTGGTTCACGTGCCCGCCGCCGTTGTTGCGCACGGCGGTCCGGATGTCCTCCGGCACGCTGGACAGCGACTTGATGAGATCCTCGGCGCTCTTGTTCTGCAGCGCCGGGTGCTTCTCGAGCGCCGCGTTCAGGTTCGTGACGTACGCCCCATGGTGCTTGCCGTGGTGGATCTGCATCGTCTGCGCGTCGATGTGCGGCTCGAGCGCGGCGAAATCATAGGGAAGCGGCGGAAGCTGGTGCGACATGTGGACTCCTCGTTGTGAAATGCCGGGATGGCGGATGCATCAGGACATCAACGCCGCCGGGGCAGCAGCAACGACGTTGTAGAGCGTGTCGCGCTCGACCGGCTCGCGGCCGGCGGCGCGGATGAGACGTTGGATCGCCGCCGTGGACATCGCCTCCGGCGTCCGCGATCCGGCCATGTGGTAGATGCGCTCCTCCTGGACGGTGCCGTCGAGATCGTCGGCCCCGTACCAGAGCGCGAGCTGCGCGACGTCGACGCCGGTGGCGATCCAGAACGCCTTGACGTGCGGGATGTTGTCGAGCACGAGCCGGGCCGCGGCGTGCACGCGCAGCGTGTCGGCCGCCGTCGGCGCGGGCAGCTTGCGCATCCGGTTGTTGTCCGGATGGAACGCCAGCGGGATGAACGCCTGGAACCCGCCGGTCTCGTCCTGCAGCGCTCGCGCGCGCAGCATGTGATCGACGCGCTCCTCGTCGGTCTCGATGTGGCCGTACAGCATCGTGACGTTCGATCGCATGCCGAGGCCGTGTGCCGTCCGGTGGATGTCGAGGTACCGCGCGGCGTCGGCCTTGTCGGGCGCGATCCTGCGCCGCACCCGCTCGGCGAAGATCTCGGCGCCACCGCCCGGCAGCGAGTCGAGCCCGGCCGCCATCAGCTCACGCAGGACGCGCTCGTCGGTCATCCCGTAGAGATCCGCGAAGAACGCGATCTCGACGGCGGTGAAGCACTTCAGGTGAATCGACGGCCGGATCGCCTTCAGCCCGCGGAGCAGATCGGTGTAGTAGCTGAACGGCAGATCCGGGTGCAGCCCGTTCACCACGTGCACCTCGGTGAGCGGCTGATCCGCGCGCTGGCGCAGCTTGTCGAGGACCTGCTCCAGCGACATCGTGTAGGCTTCGCGGTCGCCGGGCTTCAGGCGCGCGAACGAGCAGAAGAGACAGCTCGCCACGCAGACGTTGGTCGCCTCGAGCCGCAGGTTGAAGTTGTAGTACGTGCGCGCGCCGTGGCGCCGTTCCCGCTCGCGGTTGGCGAGCCAGCCGACGGCGTGCAGATCGGGACACCGGAAGAGCCGGACGCCGTCCTCGAACGACAGCCGCTCTCCGGCGTCGAGCTTCGCGGCGATGTCGGACAACCCGAGGGACTGCAGGCGTGTCTGCACGAAAATCCTCGATATTTTGACATGCTATACTCCGGGCCGACAACCAGCGCTCACCCGCCCGTGGCGCCGGCACGTGCCCGGCCAGACGCAACGCCGCCACCGCAACCGTGCTGCTCGACGCTCGAGATCTCCATTTCGCGTACCGTTCGGACGTGACCGCTCGAGCCGCGGCACCGGACGGCCACGCCGCCGAGACGATCGCCGGCATCTCGTTGTCCGTTCCTGCCGGGGCGATCGTCGCCGTGCTCGGGCCCAACGGCTCCGGGAAGACGACGCTGATCCGGCTGCTCTCTGGCGCGCTCGCGCCGCGCTCCGGCGAGATCGCGATCGACGGCCAGCCGCTCGCGCGCTTCTCCCGCGCCGCGCTCGCCCGCCGCGTGGCCGTCGTCCCGCAGGAGACGCATCTCGCCTTCGACTACACGGTGCTCGAGATCGTGCTCATGGGCCGCTATCCGCGGCTGCGCGCCTTCCAGATCGAACGGCCCGAGGACATCGCGTCGGCGCTCGGCGCGCTCGCGGCGACGGGCACGCGGCCGCTCGCCGATCGGGCCTTCCCGACGCTCAGCGGCGGCGAGAAGCAGCGCGTGATCATCGCGTCGGCGCTCGCGCAGCTCGACAACGCGCAGCCGGGCGGCGCGGCGGCCACGGATCCGCCGGCGCTCCTCTTCCTCGACGAGCCCACCGCCTCGCTCGACCTGCGCTACCAGCTCGAGCTCGCCGGCCTGCTGACGGACCTCAACCGCCGCCGCGGCCTGACGATGCTGCTGTCGACGCACGATCTGGGGCTCGCTCGATCCATCGCGACGCACGCCGTGCTCTTGGCGCGCGGACGCGTTCTCGCCGAGGGGCCGCCTGCCGCGGTGCTGACGGCCGACCTGGTCGGCCGGCTGTACGACCTCGATCCGGCGCTCGTCGCGCCGGCGCTGCGATGATCGCCCGCTCGCCCGTCGCTCGCGGCCTACCGGTCGTCGCGGCCTGCGCCGCCGGGATGGCGGCGGCCGTGCTGGCCGCGCCGTTCATCGGCTCGGCGCCGCTGTCGTTCTCCCGCGTGTTCGACTCGACGCGGCCGTTCGCCGACAACGTCGACGCGCAGATCTTCTTCCTCGCGCGCCTGCCCCGCGCGCTCGCGGCGGCCGTGGTCGGCGCGACGCTGGCGGCGGCCGGCGTGGTGTTCCAGGGCCTGCTGCAGAACCCGCTCGCCACGCCGTACACGCTCGGCATCTCGGCCGGCGCGTCGCTCGGCGCGATGATCGCGATCTCGTTCGGCACCGCGCTTCCCCTCTTCGGCGTCGCCGGCGCGAGCCTCGCCGGCGCGCTCGTCGCGGTGCTCGTCGTCTACGCGCTCGCGAGCGCCCGGCACCGCGGCATCTCCACGACGGTGCTGCTGCTCTCGGGCGTCACGCTCAACGCGTTCTTCTCGGCGCTCATCCTCTTCGTGCAGTACATCAGCGGCTTCAACGAGACGTACCGCGCGCTGCGCTGGCTGATGGGCGATCTCGACGTCGGAAGCTACGAGCCCATCCTCGCCGCGCTCCCGCTCGTCGCCCTCTCGTTCGCCGCCTTCGCCTGGCTCGCGCGGCCGCTGAATCTGCTGAGCCTCGGCCGCGACGCCGCCGGCTTCCGCGGACTCGACGTGACCAGAGCGCAACGCGTGGCGTTCTTCAGCGGATCGCTCGCCACCGGCGCGGCGGTCTCGGTCGGCGGCCCGATCGGGTTCGTCGGCATCATCGTGCCGCACCTCGTGCGGCTGCTCGTCGGCGCGGATCATCGGCTCGTCCTGCCCGCCTCCGCCTGCTTCGGCGCGGCGTTCCTCGTGCTGTGCGACGCGCTCGCTCGCACGGTGCTCGCGCCGATGGAGCTGCCGGTCGGCATCATCACCGCTCTACTCGGCGGCCCCTACTTCCTGTGGCTGCTGCTCCGCCGCCGATGACGAGGGGCGCGCGACGCGTGCTGCTCGCCGCCGCGGTGTTGATGCTCGCGGCGTCGATCCGTGCCGGCGCGCAGCCAGCGCGGACCGCGCCGTCTCGAATCATCAGCATCGTGCCGGCCGTCACCGAGATGCTCTTCGCGATCGGAGCGGGCGATCGGGTGGTCGGCGTCTCCAGCTTCGATACGTACCCTCCGGAGGCCACGACGCGCCCGAGAGTCGGCGCCCTCGTGGATCCCGACTTCGAGCGCATCGTCCTGTTCCGTCCCGATCTCGTCGTCACCTATGCCTCCCAGACCGAGCTGATGGCGCGGCTCGCGCGTGTCGGCATCGCGGTGTTCGAGTACCGGCACAGCGGGCTGGCGGACGTGACGGCGACGATCCGGCAGATCGGCGCGCGGGCTGGTTCGGCTGAGGCGGCCGATCGGCTGGCGACACGGATCGAGGCGGATCTGGATCGGATCCGGCGCACGGCCGCGAGCCGGCCCAAGCGGCGGACGGCCCTGCTGTTCGGCCGCGAACCCGGAACGCTGCGAAGCCTGTACGCCAGCGGCGGCGTGGGCTTTCTGCACGATCTGCTGGAGCTGGCGGGCGGGATCGACGTCTTCGCCGACGTGCGCCGGGAGAACCTCCAGGTGTCGACCGAAACCCTGCTGCAGCGTGCGCCGGACGTCATCGTGGAGATCCACCCGTCCGCCGGCTGGGATGCGCAGAGGATTGCGCGGGAGCGCGGCGTGTGGCGTCAACTGCCGGCGCTGCCGGCGGTGCGGACCGGACGCGTCCACATCATCGCGGACGATCGGCTCGTGATTCCCGGTCCGCGGGTGGCCGAGAGCGCGCAGCTCATCGCCGACGCGCTGGCCAGATAGCGGGCGCGGCTCAGCGCTGCGCCGATCGATCGCCGACGAACTCGATCGGCACGCGGTTCGGGATCAGCCCCTGCTCGAACGCCTCACCGAAGAAGCGCTCGAGGGCGGCGCGGCCGCGCTCGCCGTAGTCGAGCGTGAGCTGGTTCACGTACATGCCGACGAACCTGTCGGTCGATTGCCGATCGAGGCCCCGGCCGTACTGCTGCGCGTACGCGACGGCGTCGGCGCGATGGCTGAGCGCGTGCGCGATGCTGTCGTGCAGCATTCTCGACACACGGACCATCGTCTCGTCGCCCAGATCGCGGCGAATGACGTTGCCGCCGAGCGGCAGCGGCAGGCCGTTGGTCCGCTCGAACCACCACTCCCCCAGATCGATGACCTTGTGCAGGCCCTCCTGCACGTACGTCAACTGGCCTTCGTGAATCAGCAGGCCGGCGTCCACCGTGCCGTCGAGCACGGCGCGATCGATCCGATCGAACGGCACGACGACGGCTTCGAAGGTGCGGTCGTACAACTGGAGCGTGAGAAACGCGGACGTGAGCCGGCCGGGCACCGCGATCCGGAGGCCGCGGAGCGGCACGCGGCCGCCCGATGGCGCGATCGGCCGGCTGGCCACGAGGATCGGGCCGTACTGGTCGCCCATGCTGGCGCCGTGGGGCAGCAGCGCGTACCGGTCGACGAGATGCGCGTACGCGTGGAACGAGACCGCCGTCACTTCGTAGCGGCCTTCGAACGCCGCGCGGTTCAGGGTCTCGATATCGGCAAGGACCTGATCGACCTCGATGCCCTCGACCTGGACGGCACCCGACGCCAGGCCGTAGAACATGAACGCGTCGTCGGAGTCCGGACTGTGAGCGACGGTGATCTTCATAGGCCCCGATAGTCTACATGGGCAGCCGGCGACGCCTCGCCGGCCGCGTGCCTGCGATCGGATCGTGCGGCCCGGCTGGCCGATCGGCCTTGCCCGTCATCCCGCGAGGAACTCGCCGCGACGCTGGCGCTCCAGACGATCGAGGATGTCGGAGGCCCAGGCGAGCACGTTGCGCCCCGACACTCGCCGCCTGAGCGCCTGCATCCTGCGCCGCCGCTCCCACTCCGGCATGTCGATGGCGCGCGCGATCGCTTCGGCGAATCCACGGTCGTCGTAGGGATTGATGAGCAGCGATTCGGCCAGCTCCTCGGAGGCGCCGGCGAGCTCGCTCAGGATGAGCACGCCGCCGAGATCCTCGCGCGCGGCCACGAACTCCTTCGCCACCAGGTTCATCCCGTCGTGCAGCGACGACACGATGCAGAAGTCGGCCAGCCGATAGAGCGCGACCAGATCCGGGAGCTGGAACGCGCGTTTGATGTAGAGGATCGGGCCGGGCCGGCCGGCCGCTCCGAGCTCCCGGTTCACGCGGGCCACCAGCTCGTCGATCTCGGCCGAGATCTCCGCGTAGCCGTGCACGTCGCTCCTGGACGGCACGCCGACCTGGACGAAGACGAACTGCTCGCGCACGTCCGGCCGCTCGCGCAGCACCCGCTCGATCGCGGCGATGCGCTCGGGAATCCCTTTCGTGTAGTCGAGCCGATCGACGCCCACGCCGACCGTGCGGCCCGCCAGGCAGAGCTCCTGCGAGAGCGCCGCCATCCGCGCCGCGAGCGACTCGTCGTCGGCCTGCAGCGCGCTGATGCGCTCGAAGTCGGCGCCGATCGGAATCGCGACGACCCGGACGACGCGGCTGCGGTGGTACACGGCGTCGCCCGAGATCGTGGCGCGCAGATCCTCGTTCACCGCCGACAGGAAGTGCCGCTGATCGCGCGGCAACTGAAACGCGACGAGATCGTTCGCGAGCAGCCCCTCGAGCAATTCGCGGCGCCAGGGACAGATGCGCAGCCGGTCGACGTCCGGCCATGGGATGTGCCAGAACAGCGCGGTCCTCAGCGACGGGCTGCGGCGCCTGAGCGTGAGCGCCGCCAGCGCCAGATGGTAGTCGTTCAGGAACACCGACGCGCCCGGCGGCGCTTCCTCGATCGCCGCTTCGGCGAAGAGACGATTCACCTGCTCGTACGCTTTCCAGTCCTCCTCGCGGAAGACCGGGCGCACGTGCGCTTGATGACAGAGCGGCCACAGCGCGCTGTTGGCGAAGCCCGCGTAGTAGTGCTCCTCCTGGTACGACGTGAACCAGACGCGCTTCAGCGTGTAGGCGGGCGCGTCGGGCGGCACGCGCACGCGGTCGTGCTTGTCCACGACGAGCCGGTCGGCGCTGCCGGCGCCGTGCGCGATCCACACGCCGCCCCGCTCGCGCATCAGCGCGTCGAGCGCCACCGACACGCCTCCGGGCGTCGGCCGCACGACGATCGATCCGTCCTCCGCGCGCTCGTGCATCCAGGGCTCGCGGTTCGACACCACCACGAGCTGGCCGCGCTCGGGGCCGATCTCGCGGGCCTGGACGAGCGTGGCGCGGAAGATGATCGGACCGATGAGCTGGTTGATGGCCACGACCGCGACGATGAGCGCCTGCAGGTTCGCGCTCCAGCCCGGAAGCTCGGTGGACGCGAGCGCCATCAGCCCGAGGCTCGTGCCGGCCGTGGGCACGAGCGCGCGCCACAACAGCGGGACCTCCGGCGCGTCGACGCCGGCCAGCCGCGCGCTGACCCGCGTGGCGGCGCGCATCGCGAGCAGCCGGAAGGCGACGACGGCCGCGGCCGACAGGCCGACGGCGGCGACCGCCTCGACGTGCATCGATGCGCCGCGCACCGCGAAGAACAGCACCAGGGCCGGCATCGCGCCGTGCTCGGCCGCGTCCCGCATGATCTCGCCCGCCGCCGGCCTCACGTTCTGAATGAGAATGCCGGCCGCCAACCCCGCCAGGAACGGCTCGAACCCGAACGGCGCGACCACGCCGGTCAGGCCGAGACAGAGAGCCAGGAACACGACCGTCAGCTCTCTGCCGACGTACATGAGGTAGAGCATGAAGATCGCGCCGGCGATGAGGCCGAAGGCGGCCGCGCCGCCCACCGACCAGATCCCGGCGATCAGCACGTCCGTCATGTGGGCCGACGGCGCCCCGAACATCGCGGGCAGGACGACCTGGTAGGCCGCGAACAAGAGCGCGCCGAGCAACTGCATCAGCACGGTCACCTGCGCCGCGAGCGTGGTGAGCGGCCCGCGCGAGCCGGCTTCGGCGATGACGGCGATCGTGACGGCCGGCGCGGGCGTCGTCACCAAGAGCGCCGTCAGCACGGCGGCCGTGGCGCGCTCGGCGGGGCCGAGATCCGGGAAGATCGGGAACCACGTCCAGATCAGCACGAACCCGAGCACCATCGCGGCCCACGTGGCCAGCATGGTCAGGATGCTCAAGCTGAAGACGCCCCGCCATGTCTCGCGATGCGCCCTGAAGTCGAGGTGCAGCCCGGCGATCACCGAGATCAGCACGAGCGTGAACGCGCTGACCGCCTGGAGATCGCGCGCCGTGGACGCCGTGATGAGGTTCGCGAGCGACGGCCCCGAGACCAGACCGAGTGCGAGGTACCCCGTGATGCGAGGCAGGCGGACGAACTCGCAGAGCCATCCGGCGATCACCGCCGAGAGCAGCGCGATTCCGAGGCCGAGCGTCACCGACGGGCCGACGGGCTCGCCGAACCGGCTGATCAGGATCCAGGCCAGCCCGATCGTGATGGCGAGCGCCGCGACCCGCCTCACGGCTGCGCCACCCGGCGCCAGCGCGGCAGGACGTAGAGCGAGAACAGCTCGAACGCAGCGGTGCCGATGGCGACGGCAGAGAGGAGCGCGTCGCCGGCGGGCGGCGCGAGCAGTTGCCGGAAGTTCAGCGCGAACGCCACCGCCAGCACGCCCGGCGGCATCAGGTAGGCCGCGAGATCCGCCGCCGCCGTATCGACGAACCCCGCCGTGGCCCAGGCGCCGAGCACCTTGCCGACGACGCGAAACAGCAGGTACGGCGTCAGCAGCCACACGGCGGCCGTCGACGGGATCGTCAACGCGCCCGCCGTGACGAGCAGCAGCACGAGCAGCGGATGCTGCACCTTGCGCAGATCGTCGAGAGCGATGCGGTCCACGCGGCCCGGCGCGATGCCCCAGACGAGCCCGGCGACCAGCCCCACCGGCAGCGGCGACACGCCGAGATGCGAGGCCGCGCCGCCGGCCAGGGCGAGCGTGCCCAGCACAAAGACGACGCGCTCCGCACCGGACTCGGCGCGATCGAACAGCAGCCAGCCGATCGCGCCGACCGCGAGCCCGATGAGCGGCGGCGCGATCACGTTCGCCGCGAGGCCGTGCTCCGATCGCCCCGTGAGCGGCACCACCAGCATCGCGATGACCATCGGCAGCGCGTCGTCCAGATCCGCGACGCGCGTCGCGACCGCCGCGGCCTCCTCCGAGTCCGGATCCGCGGACGTCGCCGACGATGCGGACGCAGAGAGGCCGAGCGCCATCGCGATCGCGGCGATCGGCCCGAGGCCCGGCATGCCGGTGGCCCAGACGAAGTACGCCGACGCGAGCGCGACCGACGCGATCGTGATCGCGCTCTCGAGGCTCGCGGCCGCGAACAGCCGCGGCGACGACGGCGCCTGACGCCCGAGCGCGATCCCCGCCGAGACGCCGAGGATCGAGAGGCCGAACGTGACGACCACGTCGAGCACGGGCATCACTTCGGGACCGATCACGCCCGAGACGCGCGGTCCGAGCACCATGCCGAGCGGCAGGAACACGACAGCCGGCGTCAGGCCGGGCGCGAGGCCGAGCGCCGAGCGCGTGCGCAGCAGCGACACCAGCCAGACGAGCAGCGGCGGCTGCGACAGGCCGAGGCGCTGGTCGATGGGATCGCGGCCGCCGATCTCGCGGTCGCTCAGATCGCTCGACCGCGGCGTCATTGCGTCGAGGCTCCGCCGGAGGCGAGCGCTGCGCCGGCCTCCTGCAGCGCCTGGGCGGGAACCAAGGTCGCCGTGCCGGCCGCCGGAATCAGCAGCCCGAGAAAGCGGCCGTCCAGGGAGAACATGGCGTACGCCGTGCCGGCGTCGAGACCCACGAGCGGGCCCAGATCGAGGGCGCCTGGCCAGCGGCCGCCTTCGAGCGGCGCCACGCGTCCGACGTACACGGGCTGCACGGTCGGGCCGCCGCGCATCGCCGCCACGAGCGCGACGTAGGCCATGCCGGTGAACGGCTCCGCCGGCTGAGACGCGGAGGTGTCGAGATTCGGCGGCACGTGCAGCAGTGCGAGCTCACGCGCCTCGTCGGCGGCCAGCACGTGGACGCCCGTGTCGGCGGCGGCGCGTGGATGGAGCCCGCGCGGCACGTGCACGACTGCAAGATCGGGCTTCACGCGAACGGCCGTGGCGAGCTGCGTCTGCACGTCCGCCGGACGCCGGCGCGCAGCCGGTGTTGCCGCGGGCTCCAGCTCGATCGTCAGCATGCGCGGCGAGACCGCCGCCAGAAGCGACGACAGCCGCTGGCCCAGATCGTCGAAGCCGCGCGGGGCGGTCAGGTCGACGAGCGGGACCTGCGTCGGCGCGATGACCGGCAGATCGGCCGCCGGGTAGCGCAGCCGCGCGAGCAGCAGGAGCAGCGCGATCGAGACGGCGACGATGAGCAGGAGGATCCGCGTCTCGCGTCCCTGAGATTCCGGCAGGCCCCTGGTTGGCACGGCACCTCGCGAAGATGGGGGTCAACGTGGTGGCGCCGGCCATGGCCAGCGCGCCGACGACGGAACCGCCGTCTGTCCTGGGGAGGCAGTCGAAGACGACCGGCACGGCCTTCGGCCGCGCGCTCAGGACGAGGCGCCGCTCAGTGCTGCCTGAGGTGACGCACGACCGCCGAGAACTTCGCGATCGTGTCGTCGATCTCGTCGTCCGTCGTGAAACGGCCCAGCCCGAAGCGGATCGCCGCCGAAGGCACGGGCGCGTCGCCCATGATCGCACTGAGCACGTGCGAGGGCAATCCTGAGGCCGACGTGCAGGCCGAGCCCGACGACACGGCGATGTCGCCGATACCGATGAGGAGCGCCTCGCCGTCCACGCCGTCGAAGCTCACGTGCAGATTGTGGGCAAGCCGGTGCTCACGCGACCCGTTGACCGTGACGCCGCCGAGCGCCGCGAGCCCATCGAGCAGGCGATCGCGAAGCCTCGCGAGCCGGCGCGCCTCTGCCGGCATCTCCTCGGCCGCCACCGCGCAGGCGCGGCCCAGGCCGACGATGCCGGGCACGTTCAGCGTGCCCGCACGCAGGCCGTGCTCATGGCCGCCGCCGACGAGCAGCGGGGCGATCGGCACGCGGCGGCGCACGTACAACGCGCCGCAGCCCTTGGGCCCGTACATCTTGTGCGCGGTGAGCGACAGCAGATCGATGCCGTCCGAGGCCACGGCGAGCGGCACTTTCCCGGCAGCCTGCGCCGCGTCGGTGTGCAGCAGCGCGCCGCGTTCGTGGACGATCCGCGCGATCTCGGCCAGCGGCTGCAGCACGCCGATCTCGTTGTTGGCCGCCATGACGCTCACGAGGGCCGTCCGTTCGGTCACGATCCGCGAGAGGGCGTCGAGATCCACGCGGCCGTCGGATCCGACCGGGAGCAGGGTGACGTCCCACCCCTCCCGTCCGAGCTGGGCGGCCACTTCGAGCACGGACTTGTGCTCGATTGCCGACACGGCGAGATGGCGGCGTTCGGCCGGCGCGCGGGCGGCGACGCCGCGGATGGCGAGATTATTGGATTCGGTGGCCCCGCTCGTGAAGATGACGTCGCGCGCCTGGGCGCCCACGACGGCCGCGACCTCGCGCCGCGCCCGCTCGACCGCCTCTTTCGCGCGCCAGCCCCACGCGTGCGTCGAGGACGCCGCGTTCCCGAAGTCGCGCGCGAAGTACGGCAGCATCGCGTCGAGCACGCGCGGATCGACGGGCGTTGTCGCGTGGGCATCGA
It includes:
- a CDS encoding trehalose-6-phosphate synthase; translated protein: MRRVAALAITIGLAWILISRFGEPVGPSVTLGLGIALLSAVIAGWLCEFVRLPRITGYLALGLVSGPSLANLITASTARDLQAVSAFTLVLISVIAGLHLDFRAHRETWRGVFSLSILTMLATWAAMVLGFVLIWTWFPIFPDLGPAERATAAVLTALLVTTPAPAVTIAVIAEAGSRGPLTTLAAQVTVLMQLLGALLFAAYQVVLPAMFGAPSAHMTDVLIAGIWSVGGAAAFGLIAGAIFMLYLMYVGRELTVVFLALCLGLTGVVAPFGFEPFLAGLAAGILIQNVRPAAGEIMRDAAEHGAMPALVLFFAVRGASMHVEAVAAVGLSAAAVVAFRLLAMRAATRVSARLAGVDAPEVPLLWRALVPTAGTSLGLMALASTELPGWSANLQALIVAVVAINQLIGPIIFRATLVQAREIGPERGQLVVVSNREPWMHERAEDGSIVVRPTPGGVSVALDALMRERGGVWIAHGAGSADRLVVDKHDRVRVPPDAPAYTLKRVWFTSYQEEHYYAGFANSALWPLCHQAHVRPVFREEDWKAYEQVNRLFAEAAIEEAPPGASVFLNDYHLALAALTLRRRSPSLRTALFWHIPWPDVDRLRICPWRRELLEGLLANDLVAFQLPRDQRHFLSAVNEDLRATISGDAVYHRSRVVRVVAIPIGADFERISALQADDESLAARMAALSQELCLAGRTVGVGVDRLDYTKGIPERIAAIERVLRERPDVREQFVFVQVGVPSRSDVHGYAEISAEIDELVARVNRELGAAGRPGPILYIKRAFQLPDLVALYRLADFCIVSSLHDGMNLVAKEFVAAREDLGGVLILSELAGASEELAESLLINPYDDRGFAEAIARAIDMPEWERRRRMQALRRRVSGRNVLAWASDILDRLERQRRGEFLAG
- a CDS encoding ABC transporter substrate-binding protein, which translates into the protein MKITVAHSPDSDDAFMFYGLASGAVQVEGIEVDQVLADIETLNRAAFEGRYEVTAVSFHAYAHLVDRYALLPHGASMGDQYGPILVASRPIAPSGGRVPLRGLRIAVPGRLTSAFLTLQLYDRTFEAVVVPFDRIDRAVLDGTVDAGLLIHEGQLTYVQEGLHKVIDLGEWWFERTNGLPLPLGGNVIRRDLGDETMVRVSRMLHDSIAHALSHRADAVAYAQQYGRGLDRQSTDRFVGMYVNQLTLDYGERGRAALERFFGEAFEQGLIPNRVPIEFVGDRSAQR
- a CDS encoding iron ABC transporter permease; translation: MAAAVLAAPFIGSAPLSFSRVFDSTRPFADNVDAQIFFLARLPRALAAAVVGATLAAAGVVFQGLLQNPLATPYTLGISAGASLGAMIAISFGTALPLFGVAGASLAGALVAVLVVYALASARHRGISTTVLLLSGVTLNAFFSALILFVQYISGFNETYRALRWLMGDLDVGSYEPILAALPLVALSFAAFAWLARPLNLLSLGRDAAGFRGLDVTRAQRVAFFSGSLATGAAVSVGGPIGFVGIIVPHLVRLLVGADHRLVLPASACFGAAFLVLCDALARTVLAPMELPVGIITALLGGPYFLWLLLRRR
- a CDS encoding superoxide dismutase, with protein sequence MSHQLPPLPYDFAALEPHIDAQTMQIHHGKHHGAYVTNLNAALEKHPALQNKSAEDLIKSLSSVPEDIRTAVRNNGGGHVNHTMFWQIMGPGKGGAPTGRIADVIEHTFGGVDKFKEQLNKAGLGRFGSGWAWLVDHNGTLAIESTANQDNPLMEGKTPILGVDVWEHAYYLKYQNRRADYLAAWWNVINWDAVNARLK
- a CDS encoding molybdenum cofactor biosynthesis protein is translated as MRPALFSRVLSFAEARRLTIEAATAQPVGGIETLPLDVLDGRVAAIDVVAADDVPGFDRAAMDGYAVVAEDTRGATPEAPRALACVGALYTGEWPDITLTAGRCVEIATGAPLPPGATAVVMVEQTTRAGEQVLVHQPVAPGQHVGRRGADMRAGARIISAGDLLTPGRVGVVAGAGLTSLAVYAQPSVAVISTGNEVVLPGQPLGPGQVHNINRFTLSAVIRRHGGVPVPLPVAADSIEALDRAIDGITAHDVAVFSGGSSVGRRDLMLDALRARGEILYHGIAVKPGKPTLLARIGRTLVMGMPGYPTSCLSNAYLLLVPLLRTIARLPEWIPETRRVRLAGRAVSTRDRHQFYPVRIVGDRAEPVFKGSGEITSLANADGYVEIPEGVDAVDAGTDVTVTLLG
- the mqnE gene encoding aminofutalosine synthase MqnE — encoded protein: MSRIFVQTRLQSLGLSDIAAKLDAGERLSFEDGVRLFRCPDLHAVGWLANRERERRHGARTYYNFNLRLEATNVCVASCLFCSFARLKPGDREAYTMSLEQVLDKLRQRADQPLTEVHVVNGLHPDLPFSYYTDLLRGLKAIRPSIHLKCFTAVEIAFFADLYGMTDERVLRELMAAGLDSLPGGGAEIFAERVRRRIAPDKADAARYLDIHRTAHGLGMRSNVTMLYGHIETDEERVDHMLRARALQDETGGFQAFIPLAFHPDNNRMRKLPAPTAADTLRVHAAARLVLDNIPHVKAFWIATGVDVAQLALWYGADDLDGTVQEERIYHMAGSRTPEAMSTAAIQRLIRAAGREPVERDTLYNVVAAAPAALMS
- a CDS encoding ABC transporter ATP-binding protein, whose protein sequence is MTARAAAPDGHAAETIAGISLSVPAGAIVAVLGPNGSGKTTLIRLLSGALAPRSGEIAIDGQPLARFSRAALARRVAVVPQETHLAFDYTVLEIVLMGRYPRLRAFQIERPEDIASALGALAATGTRPLADRAFPTLSGGEKQRVIIASALAQLDNAQPGGAAATDPPALLFLDEPTASLDLRYQLELAGLLTDLNRRRGLTMLLSTHDLGLARSIATHAVLLARGRVLAEGPPAAVLTADLVGRLYDLDPALVAPALR
- a CDS encoding ABC transporter substrate-binding protein, translating into MTRGARRVLLAAAVLMLAASIRAGAQPARTAPSRIISIVPAVTEMLFAIGAGDRVVGVSSFDTYPPEATTRPRVGALVDPDFERIVLFRPDLVVTYASQTELMARLARVGIAVFEYRHSGLADVTATIRQIGARAGSAEAADRLATRIEADLDRIRRTAASRPKRRTALLFGREPGTLRSLYASGGVGFLHDLLELAGGIDVFADVRRENLQVSTETLLQRAPDVIVEIHPSAGWDAQRIARERGVWRQLPALPAVRTGRVHIIADDRLVIPGPRVAESAQLIADALAR